One Candidatus Baltobacteraceae bacterium genomic region harbors:
- a CDS encoding amidase, giving the protein MTGDEVAFLDATDLHGLIAKRKISSVELTKLYLSRLDRYGKTYGAVVTVMHERALREAKAADRELAAGRSRGPLHGVPYGVKDLLAAVGAPTTWGAAPYRDRVFDYDGTVVKKLHDAGAVLLAKLAMVELAGGFGYNDADASFTGPGRTPWNRDFWSGGSSSGPGASVAAGLVGFAIGSETNGSITVPSAFCGVSGLRPTYGRVSRHGAMALMWTSDKLGPMCRSARDTELVLRAIAGHDPQDRTSVANAPAATIRGRRPKIAIFKNATAKSQPAVVKNFDASVDVLREFCDVSEGFELPGHHPYGAVFEALIAGECASAFRGLLESGRSRELQSVDDRTGGYPYLATLAVDYIDAMRRRAFIDADVKRALEPYDAVVFPTLPTVAYPVGLPFDKAYPKYPGNVEAGTPGNLAGVPATSIPNGFGENGLPTGLALMGGIWSEFKLTQIARGYQNRTLFHKHHPKLVVA; this is encoded by the coding sequence ATGACCGGCGACGAGGTCGCCTTTCTCGACGCGACCGATCTGCACGGGCTCATTGCGAAGCGTAAGATTTCGTCGGTCGAACTCACGAAGCTCTATCTCTCGCGCCTGGATCGCTACGGAAAAACGTACGGCGCGGTCGTGACCGTGATGCACGAACGCGCGCTGCGCGAAGCGAAAGCCGCCGACCGCGAACTCGCCGCCGGCCGCTCGCGCGGACCGCTGCACGGCGTTCCCTACGGCGTGAAGGACCTACTCGCGGCCGTCGGCGCACCGACGACGTGGGGTGCCGCGCCGTATCGCGATCGCGTTTTCGACTACGATGGAACCGTTGTCAAGAAACTGCACGATGCGGGCGCCGTGCTGCTCGCGAAACTCGCGATGGTCGAACTCGCCGGCGGATTCGGTTACAACGACGCCGATGCATCGTTCACCGGCCCCGGGCGAACGCCGTGGAATCGCGATTTCTGGAGTGGAGGCAGTTCGAGCGGTCCGGGCGCGTCGGTTGCGGCCGGACTCGTCGGCTTTGCGATCGGATCCGAAACGAACGGTTCGATCACGGTTCCGTCCGCGTTCTGCGGCGTTTCGGGGCTGCGTCCGACCTACGGTCGCGTGAGCCGGCATGGCGCGATGGCTTTGATGTGGACTTCCGATAAGCTCGGCCCCATGTGTCGCTCGGCGCGTGATACCGAGCTGGTCTTACGCGCGATTGCGGGTCACGATCCGCAGGATCGGACGTCGGTAGCAAACGCGCCGGCGGCCACCATTCGCGGCCGCCGCCCGAAGATCGCAATCTTCAAGAACGCGACCGCGAAATCCCAACCGGCCGTCGTGAAAAACTTCGACGCGTCGGTCGACGTGCTGCGCGAATTTTGCGACGTGAGCGAAGGCTTTGAATTACCCGGGCACCACCCGTACGGCGCGGTTTTCGAGGCATTGATCGCGGGGGAATGCGCCTCGGCATTTCGCGGATTGCTCGAGAGCGGACGATCGCGCGAGTTGCAATCGGTCGACGATCGCACCGGCGGATATCCTTACCTCGCGACGCTCGCGGTCGATTACATCGATGCGATGCGCCGGCGCGCGTTCATCGACGCCGACGTGAAACGCGCGCTCGAGCCCTACGACGCCGTCGTCTTTCCAACGCTGCCGACCGTAGCCTATCCGGTCGGCCTGCCGTTCGACAAAGCATACCCGAAGTATCCGGGAAACGTTGAGGCGGGAACGCCGGGGAATCTCGCGGGCGTTCCCGCGACGAGCATTCCGAATGGCTTCGGCGAGAACGGTCTGCCGACCGGTCTGGCCCTTATGGGCGGGATCTGGAGCGAGTTCAAGCTCACGCAGATCGCGCGCGGGTATCAGAACCGAACTCTTTTTCACAAACACCATCCCAAGCTGGTCGTTGCTTAG
- a CDS encoding ribonuclease J, which yields MNVDTLTVPAPPDAPYVRVIPLGGCGEIGRNMTLIETNDDIVAVDCGLMFPDDEMFGVDIVINDFTYLRERADKFRAILVTHGHEDHIGGIPYLLREFNVPVVGTALTLALIKAKSREHKMGEVNFVTVKPGDRIKHGSIDAQFIHINHSVAGACSLALRTPVGTIFHTGDFKFDQTPIDGQPADFAAIAKIGEEGVLCMLSDSTNAERPGHTLSERIVGEAFTNIFTRAKGRIVVASFASNVPRVQQVIDHAIRFDRKIAFLGRSLTNVVHFASELGYLKVPASQTIRIEEVDEYPPEKVVVMTTGSQGEPMSSLTRMSVRDHGKFKIVPGDTVVISATPIPGNEKSVYKTINNLYKLGATVVHGTDGRSHVSGHASQEELLLMLNLVRPEFFIPVHGEYRMLVHHGRLAVSTGVESPNVFVVENGDVLEFTHDYGDKIGKTYGGNVLVDGSGVGDIGEAVLRDRRALAGDGIMMVVVGIDSEEARITTGPDLISRGVFYIPESDGVIEELRTEVTRIITGCSVEGIRDTNTVKEHIRSGLAKAIYNRSKRRPVIIPVVMEV from the coding sequence TTGAACGTCGACACCCTGACCGTCCCCGCGCCGCCCGATGCCCCCTACGTTCGAGTCATTCCGCTCGGCGGCTGTGGCGAGATCGGGCGCAACATGACGCTGATCGAAACCAACGACGACATCGTTGCGGTCGATTGCGGGCTGATGTTCCCCGACGACGAGATGTTCGGCGTGGATATCGTTATCAACGATTTTACCTACCTGCGCGAACGGGCGGATAAATTCCGCGCGATCCTCGTCACACACGGCCACGAGGATCATATCGGCGGCATCCCCTATCTGCTTCGCGAATTCAACGTGCCGGTCGTGGGAACGGCGCTCACGCTCGCGCTGATCAAAGCGAAGTCGCGCGAGCATAAGATGGGCGAGGTCAACTTCGTTACGGTGAAGCCGGGCGATCGCATCAAGCACGGCAGCATCGACGCCCAATTCATTCACATCAATCATTCGGTAGCCGGCGCGTGTTCGCTCGCGCTGCGCACGCCGGTCGGGACGATCTTTCACACCGGCGACTTCAAGTTCGACCAGACGCCGATCGACGGCCAGCCCGCCGATTTCGCGGCGATCGCCAAGATCGGCGAAGAGGGCGTGCTCTGCATGCTCTCCGACAGCACGAATGCCGAACGGCCCGGGCACACGCTCTCGGAGCGCATCGTCGGCGAAGCCTTCACGAACATCTTCACCCGCGCGAAGGGCCGAATCGTCGTCGCGTCGTTTGCGTCGAACGTTCCGCGCGTACAGCAGGTGATCGATCACGCGATTCGGTTCGACCGCAAGATCGCGTTTCTCGGGCGTTCGCTGACCAACGTCGTTCACTTCGCCTCGGAACTCGGCTACCTGAAAGTTCCGGCGAGTCAGACGATCCGCATCGAGGAAGTCGACGAATACCCGCCCGAGAAAGTCGTCGTGATGACGACCGGTTCGCAGGGCGAGCCGATGTCCTCGCTAACGCGGATGTCGGTCCGCGATCACGGAAAGTTCAAGATCGTTCCCGGCGATACCGTCGTCATCAGTGCGACGCCGATTCCCGGTAACGAGAAGAGCGTCTACAAGACGATCAACAACCTTTACAAGCTCGGCGCGACGGTCGTACACGGTACCGACGGACGTTCGCACGTTTCGGGTCACGCCTCGCAAGAAGAGCTGTTGCTCATGCTCAACCTCGTGCGGCCCGAGTTCTTCATTCCGGTGCATGGCGAATACCGGATGCTGGTGCACCACGGCAGACTCGCCGTGAGCACCGGCGTCGAGTCGCCCAACGTCTTCGTGGTCGAAAACGGCGACGTGCTCGAGTTCACGCACGACTATGGAGACAAGATCGGCAAGACCTACGGCGGCAACGTGCTCGTCGACGGGTCGGGCGTCGGCGACATCGGCGAAGCGGTCCTGCGCGATCGCCGCGCGCTCGCGGGCGACGGCATCATGATGGTCGTGGTCGGCATCGATAGCGAAGAGGCGCGCATCACGACGGGTCCCGACTTAATCTCGCGCGGCGTGTTTTACATTCCGGAATCCGATGGCGTGATCGAAGAACTGCGCACCGAAGTTACCCGCATCATCACGGGCTGTTCGGTTGAAGGCATCCGCGACACGAACACGGTCAAGGAGCACATCCGCAGCGGCTTGGCGAAGGCCATCTACAACCGGTCGAAACGCCGGCCCGTGATCATTCCGGTGGTTATGGAAGTCTAA
- a CDS encoding YIP1 family protein translates to MGVQAVEPRKANGLATALNVIASPKEAFETLRDIPMWGWAFIIAIVLGLIGMLLEGPASRHASVAFLAHMQQTNPTFAAMSDAVKQKQLHDAANPPAWQQIFGFVTLICVTLITALLNAVLLLIGNAIGRGQADFKRLWCASMNIAVPTIGIAAVVLGLITLLRGADSFNSIGDLAHALPGLGMLAPGITGLLGGFLSAITIFSIWGLFLNAGALQIIARTSKGLAYGVAIVILVLGALMQGASAALFHF, encoded by the coding sequence ATGGGTGTTCAGGCCGTAGAGCCTCGCAAAGCTAACGGCTTAGCGACGGCTCTCAATGTCATTGCCTCTCCGAAGGAAGCCTTCGAAACGCTGCGCGACATTCCGATGTGGGGCTGGGCGTTCATCATCGCTATCGTTCTGGGGTTGATCGGCATGCTGCTGGAGGGACCCGCGAGCCGTCACGCCAGCGTCGCGTTCCTAGCGCACATGCAACAAACCAATCCCACGTTTGCGGCTATGAGCGACGCGGTCAAGCAAAAACAACTCCACGACGCCGCCAACCCTCCTGCGTGGCAGCAAATCTTCGGCTTCGTTACGCTCATCTGCGTGACGCTCATCACCGCTCTGCTCAACGCCGTTCTCTTGCTGATCGGCAACGCCATCGGCCGCGGCCAAGCGGACTTCAAACGTCTGTGGTGCGCGTCGATGAACATCGCCGTGCCGACCATCGGCATCGCCGCGGTCGTTCTGGGCCTCATCACGCTTTTGCGCGGCGCGGACTCGTTCAATTCGATCGGCGACTTGGCCCACGCTCTCCCGGGTCTTGGGATGCTCGCCCCCGGCATCACGGGTCTACTGGGCGGATTCCTCAGCGCAATCACGATCTTCTCGATCTGGGGTCTGTTTCTCAACGCCGGCGCCCTGCAAATTATCGCGCGCACGTCCAAGGGGTTGGCTTACGGCGTCGCCATCGTCATCCTGGTTCTCGGCGCGCTCATGCAGGGAGCGAGCGCTGCGCTTTTCCATTTCTAA
- a CDS encoding TolC family protein, translating to MNARFVRRLLLGGAVCLPFVLAVPASAATSGMSLAEAVRYALAHSPAVTRQEAVVAQAHDTYIKQRAATLPPVTAQLQNTSDKSNNLQGNFAQVGLRQQSVFSQNTAQIGTQYTLYTGGLSVLQKLVAAEQLDSAKADLRKIQNQLATDATTDFYAIATKNNTVEVDRGDVTYKHALVQIAQAKVNAGVAAAVDVLQAQANEAQSRSTLVASANDAQSARDALAQLIGAPLDTPFAVPQLVAQPPLPAQPLDALIAIAQAHRPDVASSKDALSVALLDRKTLNQDLFPTVQFAARFGNQFTPTSAGQTSICTFDPKLCGGTSTAAARGNPGFWELGATSTFSLPLIDYGLRKANRENFDQQIASARSTLDQTDEQVAVDVRLAYRAAQTALAQLRYTQIEVKAGVESARVARLQYQNGLKALSDVISAQQTGLTAQIDYYNARVNYVDAIVKLRVALGIYDAESAVADLR from the coding sequence ATGAACGCACGATTCGTCCGGCGGCTGCTCCTGGGCGGCGCCGTTTGTCTGCCCTTCGTTCTCGCCGTCCCGGCAAGCGCGGCGACCTCGGGAATGTCTCTTGCCGAGGCCGTGCGCTACGCGCTCGCGCACAGCCCGGCCGTCACCCGGCAAGAAGCGGTCGTGGCCCAGGCTCACGACACCTACATCAAACAGCGGGCGGCAACGCTGCCGCCCGTAACCGCGCAACTGCAAAACACGTCCGATAAATCGAACAACCTTCAGGGGAATTTCGCGCAGGTCGGACTTCGCCAGCAGTCGGTCTTCAGTCAGAACACGGCGCAGATCGGTACGCAATATACGCTCTATACCGGCGGCCTTTCGGTCCTGCAAAAACTCGTCGCCGCTGAGCAGCTCGATTCGGCGAAGGCCGATCTGCGCAAGATTCAAAATCAGCTCGCCACCGATGCCACCACCGACTTCTACGCGATCGCCACCAAGAACAACACGGTCGAGGTCGACCGGGGCGATGTAACCTACAAGCACGCGCTCGTGCAGATCGCGCAGGCCAAGGTCAACGCGGGCGTCGCGGCCGCCGTCGACGTGCTGCAGGCGCAGGCCAACGAGGCCCAGAGCCGCTCGACGCTCGTCGCGTCGGCCAACGACGCGCAGAGCGCGCGCGACGCGCTCGCCCAACTGATCGGTGCCCCACTCGATACCCCCTTCGCCGTTCCGCAGCTGGTGGCGCAGCCGCCGCTTCCGGCGCAGCCGCTCGACGCACTCATTGCGATCGCGCAGGCGCACCGGCCGGACGTCGCGTCGTCGAAGGACGCGCTAAGCGTCGCGCTGCTCGATCGAAAGACGCTCAATCAGGATCTCTTCCCCACGGTGCAGTTCGCGGCCCGATTCGGCAACCAATTCACCCCAACGAGCGCCGGACAAACCTCGATCTGTACGTTCGATCCCAAACTATGCGGTGGAACGAGCACCGCGGCGGCGCGCGGAAATCCCGGTTTTTGGGAGCTGGGCGCAACGAGCACGTTTTCGCTGCCGCTTATCGACTACGGCTTACGCAAGGCCAACCGCGAGAATTTCGACCAGCAGATCGCGTCGGCGCGCAGCACCCTCGACCAAACCGACGAGCAGGTCGCCGTCGACGTGCGTCTGGCCTATCGGGCCGCACAGACGGCGCTGGCCCAACTGCGCTACACGCAAATCGAGGTAAAGGCGGGCGTCGAATCGGCCCGCGTCGCGCGTCTGCAGTATCAAAACGGCCTCAAGGCGCTCTCCGATGTGATCTCCGCGCAGCAGACGGGGCTGACCGCCCAGATCGACTACTACAACGCGCGCGTCAACTACGTGGACGCGATCGTCAAACTTCGCGTCGCCCTCGGTATTTACGATGCCGAGAGCGCCGTCGCCGATTTAAGGTAG
- a CDS encoding efflux RND transporter periplasmic adaptor subunit — protein sequence MKRIRNLVLIVVGLAAVVAIAVFSGHRGQTDPAVATLKVARGSFVTKLPENGIVQHPRAATVPTLVSGNIGSIFVKPGDYVRGGALLATIDNPTLESNAASSAADYRQSQATINDARINSQNQHVQYDAQVATAQSNLQEAERVYDADLSLYKNKAIARNQLDTDKAKLEQQRVIYNQAVQQRRIGAVTGYGQNSVQMAQTAAQKAAIASQLAQQQVGFTRIAAPFAGIIQSVATQATDPLTSLHSGDPVTAGQALFTIAEGDQLIVKAQVDEQDIINVAVGQKANVTGQDFPGKTISGHVASISPVAIKSTDASSTARQILTTIHLDSVPAYLRDGMSVDVDIFTTDIKNALLVPNGAIVKDKGKSYVWAVRSGVARKVRVTTSKSNDTQTILTSGIGTGERIISAPAADLKAGAKVRVQPSAMPSPQAT from the coding sequence ATGAAGAGGATTCGCAATCTCGTTTTAATCGTCGTCGGGCTCGCGGCAGTGGTCGCGATCGCGGTCTTTTCCGGGCACCGCGGCCAGACCGACCCAGCGGTCGCGACCCTCAAAGTCGCGCGTGGTTCGTTCGTCACGAAGCTGCCCGAAAACGGTATCGTGCAACATCCGCGCGCCGCCACCGTGCCGACACTCGTTTCCGGAAACATCGGCTCGATCTTCGTAAAGCCGGGTGACTACGTACGGGGCGGCGCGCTTCTCGCGACCATCGACAATCCGACGCTCGAATCCAACGCGGCGAGCAGCGCGGCCGACTACCGCCAGTCGCAGGCCACGATCAACGACGCGCGTATCAATTCGCAAAATCAACACGTTCAATACGACGCGCAAGTCGCGACCGCCCAAAGCAACCTTCAAGAGGCCGAGCGCGTCTACGATGCCGACTTGAGTCTCTACAAGAACAAGGCGATCGCGCGCAACCAGCTCGACACCGACAAGGCGAAGCTCGAGCAGCAGCGAGTGATTTACAACCAGGCGGTGCAACAGCGCCGCATCGGCGCCGTGACGGGTTACGGACAGAACAGCGTGCAGATGGCGCAGACCGCCGCCCAAAAGGCCGCGATCGCCAGTCAACTGGCGCAGCAGCAAGTCGGTTTCACGCGTATCGCCGCGCCGTTTGCCGGAATTATTCAAAGCGTCGCGACGCAGGCGACGGATCCGCTGACGTCGCTGCACTCCGGCGACCCGGTCACCGCGGGACAGGCGCTCTTCACGATCGCTGAAGGCGACCAGCTGATCGTGAAGGCTCAAGTCGACGAGCAGGACATCATCAACGTCGCGGTCGGCCAGAAAGCCAACGTCACCGGCCAAGACTTCCCGGGCAAGACGATTTCCGGGCACGTCGCTTCGATCTCGCCCGTCGCGATCAAATCGACGGATGCATCGAGCACGGCTCGCCAGATTCTTACGACGATTCACCTCGATAGCGTGCCCGCATACCTGCGCGACGGCATGAGCGTAGACGTCGACATTTTCACGACCGACATCAAAAACGCGCTGCTCGTTCCCAACGGCGCGATCGTCAAGGACAAGGGCAAATCGTACGTGTGGGCGGTGCGGTCCGGCGTCGCACGCAAAGTGCGCGTCACCACGAGTAAATCGAACGATACGCAAACGATTCTCACCTCGGGCATCGGCACCGGAGAGCGCATCATCAGCGCGCCGGCCGCCGATTTGAAAGCTGGAGCGAAGGTGCGAGTGCAGCCATCGGCCATGCCCTCACCGCAGGCGACGTGA